One Nostoc sp. UHCC 0302 DNA window includes the following coding sequences:
- a CDS encoding cupin domain-containing protein, producing MAQYQETTQNNTLHLPSAITSRGVAATELRPWGSFTVLEEGRGYKIKRIEVKSGHRLSLQMHHHRSEHWIVVSGTARVVCGEQEILLGNNQSTYVPQCTAHRLENPGVIPLVLIEVQNGEYLGEDDIIRYQDDYARTKD from the coding sequence ATGGCTCAATATCAAGAAACCACACAGAATAACACTCTACACCTACCTTCAGCTATCACTTCCAGAGGAGTTGCGGCAACTGAGTTGCGTCCTTGGGGTTCTTTCACAGTATTGGAAGAAGGACGTGGATATAAAATTAAACGCATAGAAGTTAAGTCTGGACACCGCCTCAGTCTGCAAATGCACCACCACCGTAGCGAACATTGGATTGTCGTCTCTGGTACAGCTAGAGTTGTTTGTGGTGAGCAAGAAATATTGCTAGGCAACAATCAGTCAACTTATGTACCTCAGTGTACAGCTCATCGTTTAGAGAATCCTGGAGTGATTCCCTTAGTATTGATTGAAGTCCAAAATGGCGAGTATCTAGGTGAAGATGATATCATCCGCTACCAAGATGACTACGCCCGTACTAAGGATTAA
- the rpsG gene encoding 30S ribosomal protein S7, whose protein sequence is MSRRGVIQRRPVPSDSVYNSRLVSMIIRRIMRHGKKSLAARIVYEALKTIEERTGGNALETFERAVRNATPLVEVKARRVGGATYQVPMEVRSERGTTLALRWLVQFSRSRPGRTMASRLANELMDAANETGNAIRKREETHRMAEANKAFAHYRY, encoded by the coding sequence ATGTCTCGTCGTGGTGTTATTCAAAGGCGCCCAGTTCCGTCTGACTCAGTGTATAACAGTCGCCTTGTAAGCATGATTATCAGGCGGATCATGCGTCATGGCAAGAAATCACTTGCCGCGCGGATTGTGTATGAGGCATTGAAAACTATTGAGGAACGCACTGGCGGTAATGCCTTAGAAACCTTTGAAAGAGCAGTGCGGAATGCAACGCCTTTGGTAGAAGTAAAAGCTCGGCGAGTTGGCGGAGCAACCTATCAAGTACCAATGGAAGTTCGTTCAGAACGGGGTACTACCCTAGCACTGCGTTGGCTAGTGCAATTTTCTCGGTCTAGACCAGGACGCACAATGGCCAGCAGGCTGGCAAATGAGTTAATGGACGCTGCCAACGAAACTGGAAATGCGATTCGGAAGCGTGAAGAAACGCACCGGATGGCGGAAGCAAATAAAGCATTTGCTCATTATCGTTACTAA
- the fusA gene encoding elongation factor G gives MARTIPLERVRNIGIAAHIDAGKTTTTERILFYSGIIHKIGEVHEGTAVTDWMEQERERGITITAAAISTSWKDHQINIIDTPGHVDFTIEVERSMRVLDGVIAVFCSVGGVQPQSETVWRQADRYKVPRIAFINKMDRTGANFYRVHDQLRDRLRANAIAIQLPIGSENDFKGIVDLVRLRAYIYNNDQGTDIEETDIPAELQEQAEEYRTKLVEAVAETDDDLMTKYFEGEELTEDEIRSALRKGTVAGTIVPVLCGSAFKNKGVQLMLDAVVDYLPAPIDVPAIQGTLPNGDTVERHADDNEPLSALAFKIMADPYGRLTFVRVYSGVLKKGSYVLNATKNKKERISRLVILKADERLDVDEMRAGDLGAALGLKDTLTGDTLSDEGSPVILESLFIPEPVISVAVEPKTKNDMDKLSKALQSLSEEDPTFRVSVDPETNQTVIAGMGELHLEILVDRMLREFKVEANVGAPQVAYRETIRKAVNKVEGKFIRQSGGKGQYGHVVIDLEPGEPGTGFEFVSKIVGGTVPKEYVGPAEQGMKESCESGVLAGYPLIDVKATLVDGSYHDVDSSEMAFKIAGSMAMKEAVLKASPVLLEPMMKVEVEVPEDFIGNVIGDLISRRGQIESQSTEQGLAKVASKVPLATMFGYATDIRSKTQGRGIFTMEFSHYEEVPRSVAETIIAKSKGNA, from the coding sequence GTGGCACGTACGATCCCGCTAGAGAGAGTACGCAACATTGGGATTGCGGCGCATATAGATGCGGGCAAAACCACGACAACAGAGAGAATATTGTTTTACTCTGGAATAATTCATAAAATCGGCGAAGTTCATGAAGGAACCGCTGTAACGGACTGGATGGAGCAAGAGCGGGAACGGGGAATCACCATTACTGCTGCAGCTATCAGTACCAGTTGGAAAGATCATCAAATTAACATTATCGATACTCCTGGCCACGTAGACTTCACAATTGAAGTTGAACGTTCCATGCGTGTGTTGGATGGTGTAATCGCAGTATTTTGTTCTGTGGGCGGTGTACAACCACAATCCGAGACAGTGTGGCGGCAAGCAGACCGTTACAAAGTACCTCGGATCGCCTTCATCAACAAGATGGATCGCACAGGAGCGAACTTCTACAGAGTTCACGATCAGTTGCGTGATCGCTTGCGGGCAAATGCGATCGCCATTCAGCTACCAATTGGTAGTGAAAACGACTTCAAGGGCATTGTTGACTTGGTGCGGTTGCGTGCATACATTTACAACAACGACCAAGGAACCGATATCGAAGAAACGGATATTCCGGCAGAATTGCAAGAACAAGCAGAAGAATACCGCACCAAGCTTGTAGAAGCGGTGGCAGAAACCGATGACGATCTAATGACTAAGTACTTCGAGGGCGAAGAACTTACAGAAGATGAAATCCGTTCTGCCTTACGTAAGGGTACAGTTGCCGGTACGATTGTGCCAGTACTTTGTGGATCAGCATTTAAAAACAAAGGCGTACAGTTAATGCTGGATGCAGTTGTAGATTACCTGCCTGCACCAATTGATGTACCAGCAATTCAAGGCACATTGCCAAATGGCGATACTGTTGAGCGCCACGCGGATGACAATGAGCCTTTATCTGCTCTGGCATTCAAGATTATGGCTGACCCATACGGTCGCCTCACCTTCGTTCGCGTTTATTCTGGTGTTCTGAAAAAAGGTAGTTACGTTCTCAACGCTACCAAGAACAAGAAAGAACGGATTTCCCGTCTGGTGATTTTAAAAGCGGATGAACGACTTGACGTTGATGAAATGCGGGCGGGTGATTTGGGTGCTGCATTGGGATTGAAAGACACCTTAACAGGTGACACACTTAGTGATGAAGGATCACCAGTGATTCTGGAATCTCTATTCATTCCTGAGCCTGTGATCTCGGTAGCGGTTGAACCCAAAACCAAAAACGACATGGATAAGCTATCTAAAGCTTTGCAATCCTTGTCTGAAGAAGATCCCACCTTCCGCGTCAGCGTCGATCCGGAAACCAACCAAACCGTGATTGCAGGGATGGGAGAGCTACACTTAGAAATTCTCGTAGACCGGATGTTACGCGAATTTAAAGTGGAAGCGAATGTTGGTGCGCCGCAAGTAGCTTACCGCGAAACGATTCGCAAAGCCGTCAACAAAGTTGAAGGCAAATTTATTCGCCAAAGCGGTGGTAAAGGTCAGTATGGTCACGTCGTGATCGATTTGGAGCCAGGAGAACCTGGTACGGGCTTTGAATTTGTTTCCAAGATTGTCGGTGGTACAGTACCTAAAGAGTACGTAGGCCCCGCAGAACAGGGAATGAAAGAAAGCTGTGAATCCGGTGTTTTAGCTGGATATCCACTGATTGATGTGAAAGCAACGCTAGTTGATGGGTCATACCACGATGTAGACTCTTCAGAAATGGCTTTCAAAATCGCTGGTTCAATGGCGATGAAAGAGGCAGTGTTGAAAGCTTCACCCGTCCTTTTAGAGCCTATGATGAAAGTTGAGGTTGAAGTTCCTGAAGACTTTATCGGGAACGTCATTGGCGACCTCATCTCCCGTCGGGGGCAGATTGAAAGCCAAAGCACTGAACAGGGACTCGCTAAGGTGGCATCCAAAGTTCCACTGGCGACCATGTTTGGCT
- a CDS encoding phosphodiester glycosidase family protein: MVKMLNCCRQEYFNIIALIGNSKLFQATVSPIFLTTLCLTATCATNAQEPPTNTKPLPIVTPRSPSTLPATRSPASSLPGVLYSGNQISFNGRTLPGAWLQQRGTSKQVTTHLSDGVFRQLIGVDFLNSNNPAKQPVQWFSSVTKPLVLATRLLGAYRYLDISNFAQTVGWQIQPNANTLVIVAPKARVTNIVQSPLASDADVATLQTARVVVDLDRPTAWQLTQGLPIKKQQTQSQDPDTPTSQSTAPPNREWTITLDGIADTALIERYTPLPPIAPVAPPPSLPDQLKQLLPVTPAPVIPSSPAPEPLITQVEVVNNRTVIHLSVPFGQSPQINTVANPNRLIINIRPDALQERDITWATGLRWRQHFIKLGTDRFPVVWLEVNPRKFGLTLKPIWTNLDTLTGTAPLIQTAQRYLAVAAINGGYFNRNNRLPLGAIRRDGQWLSGPILNRGAIAWNDSGQFYFGRLTLEETLLVANNLRLPILFLNSGYVQAGIARYTPVWGATYTSLTDNEIILVVQNNQIINQLPGGKGGQTAFPIPHDGYLLTLRGNAATTVSQLPIGTAVSITSATTPANFSRYPYIVGAGPLLVQNGQIVLDAKSEKFSPAFIAEKAIRSGICTTSTGTLMIAAVHNRAGGYGPTLAEHAQLMQLLGCVDALNLDGGSSTSLYLGGQLLDRSPNTAARVHNGIGIFLQQQP; this comes from the coding sequence ATGGTAAAAATGCTAAATTGTTGCAGACAAGAATATTTCAATATTATTGCCCTTATTGGTAATAGCAAGTTATTTCAGGCTACTGTATCACCAATATTTTTAACAACACTGTGCTTAACTGCTACCTGTGCTACTAACGCCCAAGAACCTCCAACTAATACCAAACCATTACCAATTGTGACTCCGCGATCGCCTTCGACACTGCCCGCCACGCGATCACCTGCATCTTCTTTACCGGGGGTGCTATATTCTGGCAATCAAATTTCTTTTAATGGTCGCACTTTACCAGGAGCTTGGTTACAGCAACGTGGAACTAGTAAGCAAGTAACAACACATCTTAGTGACGGGGTATTTAGGCAGTTAATAGGGGTAGATTTTTTAAACAGCAATAATCCAGCTAAACAACCAGTACAGTGGTTCTCTTCAGTGACAAAACCGCTGGTTTTAGCCACCCGCCTGTTAGGAGCATATCGATATCTAGATATTAGTAATTTTGCTCAAACTGTAGGATGGCAGATACAACCCAATGCTAACACTTTGGTGATTGTCGCCCCAAAAGCGAGAGTGACAAATATTGTTCAGAGTCCCCTAGCTTCAGATGCAGATGTTGCGACTTTACAAACGGCTCGTGTTGTCGTCGATTTAGATCGTCCAACTGCGTGGCAACTTACACAAGGTTTACCAATTAAAAAACAGCAAACTCAATCACAAGATCCAGACACGCCAACCTCTCAATCAACTGCACCACCAAATAGAGAGTGGACAATTACCCTAGATGGAATAGCCGATACTGCTTTAATAGAACGCTATACCCCATTGCCGCCAATAGCACCAGTAGCACCGCCTCCATCACTGCCAGACCAGCTCAAACAATTATTACCAGTTACACCAGCACCAGTAATCCCATCATCACCAGCCCCTGAACCACTAATTACACAAGTGGAGGTAGTTAACAACCGAACAGTTATTCATCTAAGCGTTCCCTTTGGTCAATCTCCTCAAATTAATACTGTAGCTAACCCCAATCGTCTGATTATTAATATTCGACCTGATGCCCTACAAGAGCGAGATATAACTTGGGCAACAGGGTTACGTTGGCGACAGCATTTTATCAAGTTAGGTACAGACCGCTTCCCTGTGGTTTGGTTGGAAGTCAATCCCCGCAAATTTGGGCTGACGCTGAAACCCATATGGACTAACCTTGATACTCTTACTGGTACTGCTCCCTTAATTCAAACAGCACAACGCTACTTAGCGGTAGCTGCAATTAACGGTGGTTACTTTAACCGCAATAACAGATTACCCTTAGGTGCGATTCGTCGAGATGGGCAGTGGTTATCAGGCCCGATTCTTAACCGAGGTGCGATCGCCTGGAATGATTCTGGACAATTTTACTTTGGTCGCCTTACCTTAGAAGAAACATTGCTCGTTGCAAATAACCTGCGATTACCAATTTTATTTCTCAACAGCGGTTATGTGCAGGCTGGTATTGCTCGTTATACACCAGTTTGGGGAGCAACCTACACATCCCTGACAGATAACGAAATCATTCTTGTTGTCCAGAACAACCAAATTATCAATCAGTTACCAGGTGGCAAAGGAGGACAGACTGCCTTTCCCATTCCCCACGATGGCTATTTGCTAACCTTACGCGGCAACGCTGCCACTACTGTTTCACAGCTACCTATTGGCACAGCAGTAAGTATTACTAGCGCCACTACTCCGGCTAATTTTAGCCGTTACCCTTACATTGTCGGAGCTGGGCCGTTGTTAGTGCAAAACGGTCAAATTGTTCTCGATGCCAAAAGCGAAAAATTCAGTCCTGCCTTTATTGCAGAAAAGGCTATTCGTAGCGGTATTTGCACAACCTCAACAGGCACTTTGATGATTGCTGCCGTACACAATCGCGCTGGTGGTTATGGCCCTACCTTAGCAGAACACGCCCAACTCATGCAGTTGCTAGGATGTGTGGATGCCCTAAATTTGGACGGTGGTAGTTCTACTAGTCTTTACTTAGGAGGGCAACTACTCGACCGTTCCCCTAATACTGCTGCTCGCGTTCACAACGGCATTGGTATTTTCCTACAACAGCAGCCATGA
- the rpsL gene encoding 30S ribosomal protein S12: protein MPTIQQLIRNEREKARQKTKSPALKQCPQRRGVCTRVYTTTPKKPNSALRKVARVRLTSGFEVTAYIPGIGHNLQEHSVVMIRGGRVKDLPGVRYHIIRGTLDTAGVKDRKQGRSKYGTKRPKEGAKK from the coding sequence ATGCCAACCATACAGCAGCTAATACGGAACGAACGCGAAAAAGCGCGTCAGAAAACAAAGTCCCCAGCTCTGAAGCAATGCCCTCAACGTCGGGGGGTTTGTACCAGAGTATACACGACCACACCTAAAAAGCCTAACTCAGCTCTACGTAAAGTAGCAAGAGTACGGCTAACTTCTGGGTTTGAAGTTACAGCTTACATCCCAGGAATTGGCCACAACTTGCAAGAACACTCAGTTGTAATGATTCGTGGCGGTCGGGTTAAGGACTTACCGGGCGTGAGATACCACATTATCCGCGGCACCTTAGATACAGCCGGAGTCAAAGACCGCAAGCAAGGTCGTTCCAAGTATGGAACCAAGCGTCCGAAAGAAGGGGCGAAAAAGTAG
- the gltB gene encoding glutamate synthase large subunit, with the protein MNNKQMHQDQTVTEDIYSKDTYQGQRWLVEERDACGVGFIAHRQNQASHEIVVKALAALTCLEHRGGCSADQDSGDGAGILTAIPWELFQQDYSQRGQEVSSTDNVAVGMIFLPQNQEAAQRAKAKVEQVAAEEKLTVLGWRVVPVQPHLLGVQARENQPQIEQVFLASENKSGDELERQLYLTRRRISKAAYDISEEFYICSLSSRTIVYKGMVRSAVLGEFYDDLKNPAYKSAFVVYHRRFSTNTMPKWPLAQPMRLLGHNGEINTLLGNINWMMAREASLNHPVWGDRINDLKPLVHIDNSDSATLDNVLELLVRSGRSPLEALMIMVPEAYQNQPSLRDHPEIVDFYEYYSGLQEAWDGPALLVFSDGKKVGATLDRNGLRPARYFITKDDYIVVASEAGVVEFPEANIIEKGRLGPGQMIAVDLQSHEVLKNWEIKQRIAKEQPYGTWLQQNRQELKSLIGHSSSVNGNGNGNGNGKGQITDYTEQATIDKPTLLRHQIASGYTSEDVEMVIEKMAEQGTEPTFCMGDDIPLAVLSEKTHLLYDYFKQRFAQVTNPAIDPLREKLVMSLKVELGERGNLLEPKPEYARRLKLESPVLTEAELDAIKLSGFATAELPTLFAIADGPEGLKAAVQSLQAQAAESVRAGAKILILSDRSSLSPEYTYIPPMLAVGAVHHHLIREGLRMKTSLIVDTAQCWSTHHFACLIGYGAGAVCPYMALDTVRDWWLDPKTKDFMQRGKIKPLTLEQSLGNYRKSIESGLLKILSKMGISLLSSYQAAQIFEAIGIGGDLLELGFRGTTSRIGGLSIKELAGEVLTFHNKAFPDLTAKKLENLGFVNYFPKGEYHMNNPQLAKALHKAVESKNYDHYEVYKKYLQGRPVTALRDLLDFQGDRSPIPVEEVESVTEIVKRFCTGGMSLGALSREAHEVLAIAMNRIGGKSNSGEGGEDPVRYTVLDDVDESGHSATLPHLNGLRNGDTASSAIKQVASGRFGVTPGYLSSARQIEIKIAQGAKPGEGGQLPGPKVSNYIAMLRRSKPGVTLISPPPHHDIYSIEDLAQLIFDLHQINPKAQVSVKLVAEVGIGTIAAGVAKANADIIQISGHDGGTGASPLSSIKHAGSPWELGLSEVHRVLMENSLRDRVVLRVDGGFKSGWDVVMGALMGGEEFGFGSIAMIAEGCIMARICHTNNCPVGVASQKEELRKRFTGIPEHVVNFFYFIAEEVRSLLAKLGYRSLTEIIGRADLLKVSPEAKAKVSKTQALNLNCLLQLPDTRENRSWLVHEQVHSNGAVLDDQLLADPDIQAAISKQSTVTKSLRIVNTDRTVGARLAGAIASQYGDSGFKGQINLKFQGSVGQSFGAFNLPGIILTLEGEANDYVGKGMHGGEIIIKPPSEATYDPAQNVIVGNTCLYGATGGVLFANGLAGERFAVRNSKGIAVIEGAGDHCCEYMTGGVIVVLGKVGRNVAAGMTGGLAYFLDEDGFFPELVNQEIVKLQRVITEAGERQLQELIETHLERTGSPKAKKILQNWQEFLPKFWQLVPPSEADGPEASPPDVTQRQLSPV; encoded by the coding sequence ATGAATAATAAACAGATGCATCAAGATCAAACCGTTACGGAGGATATTTACTCAAAAGATACTTACCAAGGGCAAAGGTGGTTAGTAGAAGAAAGAGATGCCTGTGGTGTAGGTTTTATTGCTCATCGCCAGAATCAAGCCAGCCATGAAATTGTGGTAAAAGCTTTAGCTGCTTTAACTTGTTTAGAACACCGCGGAGGTTGTAGCGCAGATCAAGATTCTGGTGATGGTGCGGGAATATTGACAGCAATCCCTTGGGAGTTGTTCCAACAAGACTATAGCCAAAGAGGGCAGGAAGTTTCATCCACTGATAATGTGGCTGTAGGAATGATTTTTCTACCACAGAATCAAGAAGCAGCACAAAGAGCTAAAGCAAAAGTTGAGCAAGTAGCTGCCGAAGAAAAATTAACTGTACTGGGTTGGCGAGTAGTGCCAGTGCAGCCACATTTGCTAGGGGTACAAGCTAGAGAAAATCAACCCCAGATAGAACAAGTTTTTCTAGCTTCTGAAAATAAAAGCGGTGATGAACTAGAAAGGCAGTTGTATCTTACCCGCCGCCGCATTAGTAAAGCTGCATACGATATTTCAGAAGAATTTTATATCTGCTCTTTGTCAAGCCGCACAATTGTCTACAAAGGCATGGTGCGTTCCGCTGTGTTAGGCGAGTTTTACGACGATTTAAAAAACCCAGCTTATAAGAGCGCTTTTGTCGTCTATCACCGACGTTTTAGTACCAACACGATGCCCAAGTGGCCTTTGGCGCAACCGATGCGGCTTTTGGGACACAATGGCGAAATCAATACTTTGTTAGGTAACATCAACTGGATGATGGCCAGAGAAGCCAGCTTGAATCATCCAGTCTGGGGCGATCGCATTAATGACCTCAAGCCATTAGTCCATATCGACAACAGCGACTCAGCCACCTTAGATAATGTCTTGGAATTACTGGTGCGTTCTGGACGCAGCCCCTTGGAAGCCTTGATGATTATGGTTCCAGAGGCTTACCAAAATCAGCCGTCTTTGCGTGATCATCCAGAAATTGTTGATTTTTACGAATATTACAGTGGTCTGCAAGAAGCGTGGGATGGGCCAGCACTGTTGGTATTCAGCGATGGGAAAAAAGTCGGTGCAACACTAGACCGTAATGGCTTAAGACCAGCTCGCTACTTTATCACCAAAGATGATTACATTGTGGTAGCTTCCGAAGCTGGTGTAGTGGAATTCCCAGAAGCCAATATCATTGAGAAAGGCAGACTTGGGCCGGGGCAAATGATTGCTGTGGATTTGCAAAGCCATGAAGTGCTGAAAAATTGGGAAATTAAGCAGCGGATAGCCAAAGAACAACCTTATGGTACATGGTTGCAACAAAACCGCCAAGAATTAAAGTCATTGATTGGTCATTCATCATCCGTAAATGGCAATGGTAATGGCAATGGCAATGGTAAAGGACAAATAACTGATTACACCGAACAAGCAACAATCGACAAACCAACCTTACTTCGTCATCAAATTGCCTCTGGCTACACCTCAGAAGATGTAGAAATGGTGATTGAAAAAATGGCAGAGCAAGGCACAGAGCCAACTTTCTGCATGGGAGATGATATTCCCTTAGCTGTGCTGTCAGAAAAGACCCACCTGCTCTATGACTACTTCAAACAGCGCTTTGCTCAGGTGACAAACCCAGCTATTGATCCCTTGCGGGAAAAGCTAGTGATGTCGTTGAAAGTCGAACTGGGTGAACGGGGTAACTTATTGGAACCAAAGCCAGAATATGCCCGGAGATTGAAACTAGAATCGCCAGTGTTGACCGAGGCAGAATTGGACGCTATCAAGCTGTCAGGATTTGCCACAGCTGAGTTGCCAACTCTCTTTGCAATTGCTGACGGGCCAGAAGGGTTGAAAGCAGCTGTGCAGTCATTGCAAGCACAAGCAGCGGAGTCAGTGCGGGCAGGTGCAAAGATTTTAATATTAAGCGATCGCTCTTCACTCAGCCCTGAGTATACTTACATTCCTCCTATGTTAGCGGTGGGTGCTGTGCATCATCACCTGATTCGCGAAGGGTTGCGAATGAAAACATCCCTGATTGTCGATACGGCCCAGTGCTGGAGTACCCATCACTTTGCTTGTCTGATTGGCTATGGTGCTGGTGCAGTTTGTCCATATATGGCTTTGGACACGGTACGTGATTGGTGGTTAGACCCCAAAACAAAAGATTTTATGCAGCGGGGCAAAATTAAACCCCTCACCCTAGAGCAATCTTTAGGCAACTATCGCAAATCCATCGAGTCAGGGTTGTTAAAAATTCTCTCCAAAATGGGAATTTCTTTACTCTCCAGCTATCAAGCAGCGCAAATTTTTGAAGCGATTGGCATCGGTGGAGATTTATTAGAACTGGGATTCCGTGGTACAACTTCCCGGATTGGTGGTTTGAGTATCAAAGAACTTGCAGGTGAAGTACTTACCTTCCATAACAAGGCTTTCCCGGATCTGACTGCCAAAAAGTTAGAAAACTTGGGCTTTGTCAATTACTTTCCCAAGGGTGAGTATCACATGAACAACCCGCAATTGGCGAAGGCATTGCATAAAGCTGTAGAAAGCAAGAACTACGACCACTACGAAGTTTACAAAAAATATCTCCAAGGTAGACCTGTTACAGCCTTGCGTGACTTGTTGGACTTTCAAGGCGATCGCTCACCAATTCCTGTAGAAGAAGTGGAGTCGGTAACGGAGATTGTCAAACGCTTCTGCACTGGTGGAATGTCTTTGGGCGCTTTGTCACGAGAAGCCCATGAAGTACTAGCGATCGCCATGAACCGGATTGGCGGTAAATCCAACTCTGGGGAAGGTGGTGAAGATCCAGTGCGTTATACAGTGCTGGATGACGTTGATGAGTCTGGCCACTCAGCCACATTACCGCATTTAAACGGATTGCGGAATGGTGACACTGCTTCTAGCGCTATCAAGCAAGTTGCGTCAGGGCGCTTTGGTGTGACACCAGGGTATTTGAGCAGCGCCAGACAAATTGAAATCAAAATCGCCCAAGGTGCTAAGCCTGGAGAAGGCGGACAGCTACCAGGGCCAAAGGTGAGCAATTACATTGCAATGTTAAGACGCTCCAAGCCAGGTGTAACGCTGATTTCACCGCCACCGCACCACGATATCTATTCGATTGAAGACTTAGCACAGCTGATTTTTGACCTGCACCAAATTAACCCGAAAGCGCAAGTCTCAGTGAAGCTAGTTGCAGAAGTCGGCATCGGTACAATTGCCGCTGGTGTAGCCAAAGCCAACGCTGATATCATCCAGATTTCTGGGCATGATGGTGGCACAGGAGCATCACCACTCAGTTCAATTAAGCACGCTGGTTCACCTTGGGAACTCGGTTTAAGCGAAGTCCATCGCGTTTTGATGGAAAACAGCCTACGCGATCGCGTGGTTTTGCGCGTAGATGGCGGCTTTAAGAGTGGCTGGGATGTAGTAATGGGTGCATTGATGGGTGGTGAAGAATTCGGTTTCGGCTCCATCGCCATGATTGCTGAGGGTTGTATCATGGCACGGATATGCCACACTAATAACTGTCCCGTCGGTGTCGCTTCCCAAAAAGAAGAACTCCGCAAGCGTTTCACAGGCATACCAGAACACGTCGTTAACTTTTTCTATTTCATTGCGGAAGAAGTGCGGAGTTTATTAGCAAAACTCGGCTACCGTTCTTTGACTGAAATCATTGGACGCGCAGATTTGTTGAAAGTATCCCCAGAGGCAAAGGCGAAAGTTAGCAAAACGCAAGCCTTGAACCTTAACTGTTTACTTCAACTACCAGATACTAGAGAAAACCGTAGCTGGTTGGTACATGAACAAGTCCATAGCAACGGTGCAGTTTTGGATGACCAATTGCTTGCAGATCCAGATATCCAAGCTGCTATTAGCAAACAATCTACCGTCACCAAGTCTTTACGGATAGTCAACACCGATAGAACAGTAGGTGCAAGGTTAGCAGGAGCGATCGCATCCCAGTATGGTGATAGCGGCTTTAAAGGACAAATTAATCTCAAGTTTCAAGGCAGTGTTGGACAAAGCTTTGGTGCATTCAACCTCCCTGGCATAATTCTGACGCTGGAGGGAGAAGCAAACGACTACGTAGGTAAAGGGATGCACGGTGGTGAAATCATCATTAAACCCCCGTCTGAGGCTACCTATGATCCTGCACAAAATGTAATTGTTGGCAATACCTGTCTTTATGGTGCTACTGGCGGCGTCTTGTTTGCCAATGGTCTAGCGGGAGAACGCTTCGCTGTGCGTAACTCTAAAGGCATTGCAGTGATTGAAGGCGCAGGCGACCACTGCTGCGAGTACATGACTGGTGGTGTGATTGTCGTACTAGGCAAAGTTGGACGTAACGTAGCCGCTGGGATGACTGGAGGACTGGCATACTTCTTAGATGAAGACGGCTTTTTCCCTGAATTAGTCAATCAGGAAATCGTCAAACTCCAGCGGGTAATTACCGAAGCTGGCGAAAGACAGCTGCAAGAGTTAATCGAAACTCACCTAGAACGCACTGGTTCACCAAAAGCGAAGAAGATTCTGCAAAATTGGCAAGAATTTTTGCCAAAGTTCTGGCAGTTAGTACCGCCTTCGGAGGCTGATGGGCCAGAAGCAAGTCCCCCAGATGTCACACAAAGACAGCTAAGTCCTGTTTAG
- a CDS encoding iron-sulfur cluster assembly accessory protein — protein MIHLSQAAASEIGRIKSKQQPNLLFRLAVKSGGCSGWFYEMSFAQAEEVSDRVFDLDGIQVVIDAQSLNYINGLTLDYSEDLMGGGFRFHNPQAIATCGCGNSFSISH, from the coding sequence ATGATTCATCTGAGTCAAGCAGCCGCAAGTGAAATCGGGCGAATAAAATCTAAGCAGCAGCCAAACCTTTTATTTCGATTGGCTGTTAAGTCTGGTGGCTGTTCCGGATGGTTCTACGAAATGTCATTTGCTCAAGCAGAAGAAGTTAGCGATCGCGTTTTTGATTTGGATGGGATTCAAGTAGTCATAGACGCCCAAAGCTTGAATTACATCAACGGTTTGACACTAGATTATTCAGAGGATTTGATGGGTGGTGGTTTTCGCTTCCACAATCCCCAAGCGATCGCCACCTGTGGTTGTGGCAATTCCTTCAGCATTAGTCATTAG
- a CDS encoding DUF1815 family protein: MFLRLAHQHRQFVQDLVMNLQALAIVLERRGYPASCYTCGDQMNSASFMVSLGDNHLIRFLVSDYGITWTEMRDDRELMKLEGAEAINQLQELANLVKQSMQPGTGSKTLAKKC; this comes from the coding sequence GTGTTTCTGAGACTAGCACATCAACACAGACAATTTGTCCAAGACTTGGTAATGAATCTACAAGCCTTGGCAATCGTACTAGAACGGCGTGGATATCCTGCTTCCTGCTATACCTGTGGCGACCAGATGAATAGTGCATCATTTATGGTTAGCTTGGGTGATAACCACCTAATTCGGTTTCTAGTATCCGATTATGGGATTACTTGGACGGAAATGCGGGATGACCGCGAATTAATGAAGCTAGAAGGAGCTGAGGCAATTAACCAACTTCAGGAACTGGCCAACCTTGTCAAGCAATCTATGCAACCTGGTACAGGCTCCAAAACCCTTGCTAAGAAGTGTTAA